CAGCCAAATATTTCAAACCCGCTTTAAGATCAACATTATCAAGACCACGCCACCGGCTAACCCCAAGCGAAACGACAGGTTCCACCCATTCTCCTAAGACATGGATTTTCCCATCTTTATCCGCCGAATCCTTTGAAAAAGATCGCTGCATTTCTCTATCCCCTAAAGTATTGAAAATAATGGCTTCTAATCCATCATGCTGGCGAATAAAAGCGGAAACATCTTCAATACATCCAACCGGAGTTCCTTCTCGATATAAAAAAGGAGCATGATCCTCAAGATAGTATTGCTCATCAAAATCAAATTCGTTAAAACGAATAGCATCTTTGAATCGCTGCGCTTCGCATTCCGCTATCGTCAAAAGATGGGGCGCTTCAACCGCAACAGACATGGGAGTAGTTGGCAGATCCTTTGCTTCAGCAGGACTATTGAAAGCCAGGGCTAAAGCGAGCGGCGCATGAGAGAGCATTATTGATGGATAACGAATTAGATAATATTAAAACATGTATTCGAAATAAAGTCAAACCATTTGTCCCCTCCAGCCATTCGTGGTTCAATATAACCATGATCTCCTCCTCCTCCTTCCGCCGAAGTCTTCATCTTGCCCTCGACAATCTTTTCCGCAATAAATTTCTCACCTTCGGAACCGTACTCGTAATGGCGTTGATTTTATTTATTTTCAACATTATTTTTAGTGTCAATTCGCTCGCACAAAACGCCATTCAAGACCTCAAGGCAAAAGTCGATTTAATCCTTTATCTTGAGGACAACGCGGATTCTTTGCGCGTGAATCAACTTGTCAAAGATCTTGATACATTCCCGGAAACCACAACCGTCACCTACACCTCCAAGGAACAAGCGCTCCAAGATTTTCTTAAAAAATATTCCGAAGAAATGAACCCGTTTTCCACCTACGACCTCGAGAACCCCCTCCCGGCCAGCATCCAAATCATCACGCAATCGCCCGAAGACCACGAAACCATTCTCACCTACTTGGCGCAAGAAGGTTATAACGATCTTCTCCTCGACACCGAGAGTCGCGCGGAAAACGCCCAAATCGTAGACAACCTTTTAAAAGTCACGGATTTCAGCCAAAAAATATTACTCGGCATCGTGATCGCCTTCATTCTCGGCAGTACGCTCATCATCGCCAATGTGATCCAAGTCACGATTTTTCACCGCAAGCGTGAAATTAAAATCATGCGTTTGGTGGGAGCCGGGATCAACTTCATCCGTTCGCCCTTTATGATTGAAGGAGCGATTTACGGGATGAGCAGTGTGGTCCTCAGTTTTGGATTTTTCCTCATATTCGATTCTCTCGTCGACCTTTCCAGCATCACATTTTCAAGTGGAGAAATTCATTACGCTTCCCTGCTCCTTTTCCAAATCGCAGCCGGCCTGTTCTTGGGCGTATTGAGTAGCCTGATCGCCATCAACCATTATCTGAAACAAGACCTTATTTCATGAAGGGAGCCTTCACCACCACCGGAATTATTCTTGGAAAGCGCGATTTCGGAGATCAAGATCGCTTCATCACCGTGCTCACTCAGGACCGCGGAAAAATCACATGCATGGCCAAAGGCATCCGGAAAATTTCCAGCCGCCGCAATCCACCCATCGAACTCCTCAATCGAGTGAATCTTTCATTATGGAAAAGCACGCACCACTATTACCTCACGCAAACCGTGTTGGAAGAACGTTTTGCAGACCTCAAAACCACCATGGATCGTCTCACCTCCGCTCTGTTTCTCGCGGAATTGGTGGAGCGCCTTACCCCGGAAGAAACCCCACTCCCCGAACTTTATCAACGCCTCAACGAAGCCTTATCTCTCATGAGTTTTTATCCGGACCAACACGAACGCATTCGCGTGGCCTCGGTCCTGCAAATCCTCGATCGACTGGGATTCCTTCTCGATTTCCGGAAATGCGGATCCTGTCATAATCTTCTGCCCAAAGAAAACGCATTTCTCGATGAAAAACACTTCAATCTCGAATGTCGTTCTTGCGCTGAAAAAAACTTTGGATTTAAACATGAACTCCCGCTCGACACCTTGAAAATCCTTCATTTTTTACGACAACACCCACTCTTGGCCGTACTACAACTCAAACTCGAAGACTCCCATGTCTTAGCCTTAAACACTCTGGGCCGACTTTTCCTTTCCCAAAATCTGTACGAACCGCTCCGGTGCGAAGCATTTTTGGGAGAATATTAATACGAAAGGGGCACCTACTGTTTTTTTACTGAAACGACCCCATCGACTCTCTCCAATTTAGACAAAAGCTCGGCCAATCGATCGTAATTCAAAATATCCACGGAAAGATCGCGCGTCACCCGACCCCCCTCTTTGGACACCAATGGAAAATCAACAATATTCACGCCCATGCCGGCAATGGCCTCAAAAACATCGCGTAAAACTCCAATGCGATCTTGCGCTTCAATCCGAATTTTAACATGATAATGAACTTCTCCGGCGTGCGCGGTCCAACTCGCGGGCAACAAACGTTCCGAAGGCGCGGTGGTGAGTTGATAACACCCGGCTCGATGCACACGAATCGTTTTCCCTCGCGTCACATACCCCACAATCGGCTGAGGAAAAACCGGCTTGCAACACGCGGACAACGTGATCGGAACATTCGCTTCCCCGGTAATGAGCACCCCCTCTTTCCCTAAAACCACTCCGGCCACTTGCGGGGTATGAGAAGGGGCCCGCTGCAAACATTCACCCAGTAATTCCTGTTCGGAAAAAATCCCGCGAACCACGGTATGAGGGAACAAAGTCCCTTCCCCCACCGTCTCAACAATATGCTCGCGATCCACAAGAGGAAGCACTTTCCCACTCCCGCCATAATGCTCCAACAATCGATACCCGGGCCCTAAAAGAGGCTTATTCAAACGTTTCAATTCTTTATTGATCAATTCTCTCCCCGCCTTGATATTTTTTTCATGATCCATGCTTTTGAACCAAGCCTTAATCTTATTTTTAGCCATCGCGGTTTTCACAAACGACAACCAATACCGATTGGGCTGAGGATCTTTTCGCGTCAAAATATCCACCATGTCTCCGCTCTTAAGCTCGTAATCCAATCCCACGATATGTCCATTCACTTTGGCTTGGAAGCAACGATTCCCAACATCCGTGTGCACCCCATACGCAAAATCAACGGGCGTGGACCCCACCGGCAAATCCTTCACATCTCCTCCCGGAGTGAGTACGAAAATGCGATCTTGAAAAACCTCTATATCACTCGAAGTCCCTTCTTTCGCCCCGTTTTCCGCGTGCAAATTTTGGAGCCCATACAACCAATCAATCTGATGTTGAAGCGCTTTGACGCGCGGATCTTGCGGCGAAGAACGTTTTAAAAAATCAAACAAAATCTCCGTGTCCTTCACGGAAAATCGATGCGCTTCCAACAACCGGCGAACTCGCGCCTCTCCTTCCTTGGCTTCACTCCCGGTTCGGGACAAACAATATTCAAGCTCGGTTCGTTGTTCGGGAAATTCGGACAATAATTCATACAATTGATTCAACAAACGCCGTCCCTGCAATAATTTTTCCACTTCCTGTCTCGGAATTTGAGTGGAAGCTCGTTTGGAATCCTCGTACCACCAGTGCGACGCAATCCCAAACTCGGATTCCTGATGCATGGACTTGGTACGAATTTGAATCTCAATGGGCTGTCGCGACAAGGAGGGCAAAAGCCCCATCACCGTAGTGTGAAGACTACGATAACCGTTCAACTTGGGCACCGCGATGTAATCCTTAAATCGGCCCGGCATCGGAGTCCATCGATTGTGAATCACCCCGAGCGTGGTGTAACAATCATATTCCTCATCCGGCAACACAATCCGAATCGCAAAAAGATCATAAATATCATAAATGGAATTTTTATTGCTCTTTTTCAACTTGCCATGAATGCTGTACAAATGTTTCACCCGACCCGACACTTCCCCCGGGATCCCTTCTTTTTTCAACAAATTGACCAACACCTCTTGCGCCTCTTCAATGTAGCGTTCATGCACTTTGCCGTGGGCCATCAATTCCTTTTGAAGCGCAAAAAAAGGCTTGGGATACAAAAACCGAAAACACAAATCCTCCAATTCGCTTTTGATCGAATAAATACCGAGACGCGAGGCGATGGGCGCGTACACATGAAGGGTTTCTTCAGCAATGCGTTTTTGCTTGAGTTCGGGCACAAACTCAAGGGTGCGAAGGTTGTGTAACCGATCCGCCAATTTAATAAAAATCACACGAAGATCCTTGGCCATCACCAAAAACATACGTCGCCACGTTTCCACTTGCGGTTCAGCGGACTGCATTTTAATCAAACTCAATTTGGAAACACCTTGAATCAAGCGCGTTACCTTGGGCCCGAATTGTTTTTCCACGGTTTTCATCGATGTTTCGGTATCCCCGATGTCATGAAGCAACGCGGCAATGATCGTGTCTTCATCCGGCTTGAGCGTTAACAAAATCTTAGCGGTTTCCAAAAGATGAAAAATATACGGATCCCCGGAAAATCGCGATTGCCCATGATGCGCCTCTTCCGCCAACGCAAACGCTTTTTGAACGCGAACCACATCCAAATCAGGATTGTATTCTTGCGCCGTTTTGATGAGAAAAGGGAAAGTGGTCACCATAGAAAAACCGTCGCAAATAAACCTTATGAGGCTGAAATAAATGTACCATAAAAAAAACTTTTTTAAAAGAAAGCGGTCAGGAAGAATTTTTGTTCGCATGGGAGCGAAACGCCTCGGATCATGATTCTCGGCGTTTCTTCCTTAAAAATGCTCACAGAAATTTTCCTTTCCCTCTTTCTTAAAATACAAAAATACGACACTTCAATTCACTGCGTGTCTATTTGCTATTCCAACGCTTCCTGTTCACTCAAAATCAAATCCAAATCCGAGTTCAATACATCCACCACTTGCACTCCGGCAATCAAGGCTTCCCGATTCATTTCAAGGTCGGAAATAAGAGGCAAAAGACTGTCCAAAACGGTTTCAAAATTATATTCCAACCGCCCAAAAGCAAAGAATTGAGCTTTCAATTCAACCTGTTGTTGCTTCAATTCTACAAATTGAGCCAACGCTTCTTCAGCCGAAGGCCCATCAAAAGCCTTCATTTCGG
This region of Candidatus Gracilibacteria bacterium genomic DNA includes:
- a CDS encoding permease-like cell division protein FtsX, which produces MISSSSFRRSLHLALDNLFRNKFLTFGTVLVMALILFIFNIIFSVNSLAQNAIQDLKAKVDLILYLEDNADSLRVNQLVKDLDTFPETTTVTYTSKEQALQDFLKKYSEEMNPFSTYDLENPLPASIQIITQSPEDHETILTYLAQEGYNDLLLDTESRAENAQIVDNLLKVTDFSQKILLGIVIAFILGSTLIIANVIQVTIFHRKREIKIMRLVGAGINFIRSPFMIEGAIYGMSSVVLSFGFFLIFDSLVDLSSITFSSGEIHYASLLLFQIAAGLFLGVLSSLIAINHYLKQDLISGREPSPPPELFLESAISEIKIASSPCSLRTAEKSHAWPKASGKFPAAAIHPSNSSIEGIFHYGKARTTITSRKPCWKNVLQTSKPPWIVSPPLCFSRNWWSALPRKKPHSPNFINASTKPYLSGVFIRTNTNAFAWPRSCKSSIDWDSFSISGNADPVIIFCPKKTHFSMKNTSISNVVLALKKTLDLNMNSRSTPGKSFIFYDNTHSWPYYNSNSKTPMS
- a CDS encoding bifunctional (p)ppGpp synthetase/guanosine-3',5'-bis(diphosphate) 3'-pyrophosphohydrolase; the encoded protein is MVTTFPFLIKTAQEYNPDLDVVRVQKAFALAEEAHHGQSRFSGDPYIFHLLETAKILLTLKPDEDTIIAALLHDIGDTETSMKTVEKQFGPKVTRLIQGVSKLSLIKMQSAEPQVETWRRMFLVMAKDLRVIFIKLADRLHNLRTLEFVPELKQKRIAEETLHVYAPIASRLGIYSIKSELEDLCFRFLYPKPFFALQKELMAHGKVHERYIEEAQEVLVNLLKKEGIPGEVSGRVKHLYSIHGKLKKSNKNSIYDIYDLFAIRIVLPDEEYDCYTTLGVIHNRWTPMPGRFKDYIAVPKLNGYRSLHTTVMGLLPSLSRQPIEIQIRTKSMHQESEFGIASHWWYEDSKRASTQIPRQEVEKLLQGRRLLNQLYELLSEFPEQRTELEYCLSRTGSEAKEGEARVRRLLEAHRFSVKDTEILFDFLKRSSPQDPRVKALQHQIDWLYGLQNLHAENGAKEGTSSDIEVFQDRIFVLTPGGDVKDLPVGSTPVDFAYGVHTDVGNRCFQAKVNGHIVGLDYELKSGDMVDILTRKDPQPNRYWLSFVKTAMAKNKIKAWFKSMDHEKNIKAGRELINKELKRLNKPLLGPGYRLLEHYGGSGKVLPLVDREHIVETVGEGTLFPHTVVRGIFSEQELLGECLQRAPSHTPQVAGVVLGKEGVLITGEANVPITLSACCKPVFPQPIVGYVTRGKTIRVHRAGCYQLTTAPSERLLPASWTAHAGEVHYHVKIRIEAQDRIGVLRDVFEAIAGMGVNIVDFPLVSKEGGRVTRDLSVDILNYDRLAELLSKLERVDGVVSVKKQ